The DNA region GGGGCTGGTCAACACCGGCCAGCAGCCGCAGCAGCGTCGATTTGCCCGCACCGTTGGCACCCACTACGCCCACCACATCGCCGGGTGCAACGGTCAGGGAAAGTTTCGAGAAGAGTGTGCGGTGATCGTGGCCACCGGCAAGGTCTTTGGCAACAAGGGTTGCAGTCATTGGTCCATTCTCTCGCCCGCAGGCGGCAGGGCTTAAAAAGAACCCGCTGGACCGGACTTGGGGGGCGTACGGACCAGCGGGCTCGACCATCAAGCATAGTCGAATCCCCGCTGGCCCGCAAAGTTCCCTATGGTCCGGCAGGCTAAAATCAAGGCATACATCCGTCCCTGCAGAGAGCACTCCATGCCCCTCCCCGCCAAGGCGTTCCAGCGCTGGTTGCAAGGCATCGCGCCTGACACCACCACCGCTGACGTCTGCCGGATTTCTGGGATCAAGCGGACCACACTCGCCCAGCAGCTGGTCCGCGGCAAAGTCGCGGAGACCACCGTGGTGAGCATCAGCCGCGCCTTCAACATCAATCCCGTCAATGCCCTGGCCGCGTTCGACGCGTTCCAGGAACTCGCCGGGCCCGTGCTTCCGCCCACTACGTGCGAGCTCGTTAGCCAGATCTCTACGCCGGACCTCCTGCGCGCCGTGCTGGCACGCGCCGCCGTGGATCCGGCGGGCCAGCCGTCGGCAGAACGGCCGGCCCTAAGCCCGGCGCCGCATGCCACGTCCGTCAAGGCCTGGGTGGAAGCGATCGACGACGGCGAGTTGCGGCACCGGGTGTCCGTCGCCACCGGGATCGCCCCGCAGAATTATTCGGCGCAGTTAACGGCGAACCGGCTGTCCCCCGAACTGGCCATCGCCACGTCCCAGGCTGCCGGCGTCGGACCTGCCGGCGGCCTGGTGGCCTCCGGCCTGATCACTGAGGCAGAGGCCGGCTGGCCGCCGGGGGCCAGGCAGGCGGCGCTGGACACCCTCCCCGACGGAGATCTGACAACGCTGGCCGGGGAGCGCCTGCAGGCCCTGGGGAAGGCGCTCCGGCGCCAAGAGCATGACCAGGAACAAACCAACAAAATCTGGGAGAACCTGGGATGATCGAAGTCCTTCAGTGGTCCACACTGGCGACGTGCGGCGTGGTTGCCGCAGCCCGCGTTCCCAGCGCACTGCGGGGGGAAAACAGGACCGTCTTCTTCATTTTTGCACTGTTGACCCTGGCGATCCTCCTGAGCATCGAAGGGCCATACGTTGCCATCGACCGGGCCCTGGGCGGGGTCAATGCGGCAAACCTCATCCTCCGCTTTGTCATCTTCGCGGCAATCTTCTGTGTGGGCATCCGCATTACCAGGGGCTTCGGCGCCACGAATGGCTACCGGCTGGTGACGGGCCGGATCGGAATGGCTGTCCTTGCCACGGTCTCCCTGGCAGTGGTTGTCCTGTTCCTGCTGATTGATTCCGCGGGTTCCTCCTCAGGCCTGCAGGACATCTCGCTGCGGGGCGGTCCGGACGCCATGTTGGTCGAGTACTACGGCGCCGCCGGGCGGGCCTATCCGGCGTATGTTTCGCTTGTTCTGCTTCCGGCCATGGTGAGCGCTGTCCGCAGCAGGCTACCTGCCATGGTGCGGCTGGCAGCCGTTTTGCTGGCCGCTGGTGCCGTGGCCATTGCGCTGACGCTGCTCTTCCCGGTAGCCCCGCCGGAATGGGGGCCGGCGAAATTCGTCATAAACTACACAGCGGTACTCTGCTTTGTGGTGGGACTGACGTTGATCTGGGCGGCAAAGGTCCGGTATGGGCGCAATGTTGCCCGGGAAAAGACTTCTACCGAAAAGTAACTGCCGCCGATTCACAAAATCATTAGAATATGAAACAATCATGAATGTGTGAAGGCGAGGCGCCGGGCGTCTGCGAACGGGGATAGCTTCTTGGACGTTCCGCCTCAGTGGCCTTTGCGCAATTTGGGGGGATGAGTGGTGGCGGCCGTTGGGGACCGCCCCCACTCAGCCTGTTTAACAGGGGTTGTGGCCGGCTTGCACCGTGGCCGTCCCTAGCGGGCGAACCTCAAGGTCACCAGCTGGAAAGGACGCAGCGACAGCTCCACTATGCCCTCCCCTGCCACGGCCACACCCGGAGACTCTGCAGGCCGTTCGAGCAGGTCCGTGGCCAGGATGCCCCTGACCGGAAAGTTGGCTGTAAGCACTCCCATAGACCGCTGCCCCAGGGACTCGTACAGCCGGACGATGACATCGCCCGAGCCGTCCTCGGCAAGCTTGACCGCTTCAATGACCAGCGCAGGATTGCCCACGGTGAACAGCGGCTCCACCGGCTTGGCGCCGCGCACAATCCGCGGGCTCAGGTTGGTACGGTATCCCTCCTCCACGGCTTCCGCGATACTGGCGCCGGGGCGGATGGTCATTGTCAGTTCGTGGTGGCCGCGGTCTGCGTCAGGGTCCGGGAATTTGGCCGCCCGCAGGAGCGAAAGCCGCACGGTGGTGGTGGTGCCGCCGTCGTCCTCCCTGATGCTCCTGGTGACGTCATGCCCATAGGTGGATGCATTCGAGATAGCCACGCCGTACCCGGGTTCGGCTACATGTATCCAGCGGTGGGCGCAGATCTCAAACTTCGCAGCCTCCCACGAAGTGTTGACGTGGGTAGGACGGTAAACGTGGCCAAACTGCGTCTCGGACGCCGAGCGGTCCGCCCGGACGTCCAGCGGAAACCCAAGCTTCAGGAGCTTCTCACGCTCCTGCCAGTCGACGGCGGTGGTGATCGCCAGCGATTCGCTGCCGGCCTCCAGTGCGATCCGCTGAGTGACAGGAGAGGAACCTGCCAGGCGCTCCACTACTACAACAGGGGTTTGGCCATCGTGTTCCAGCCGGATGGTAAGCGCCTGGGCGAGGGACGTGACGCTGCGGCGGTAGAACTCATCGATGTCCCAAGCGTCCCATTCGTTCGGGGTGTCCCGGTGCAGCTCCAGCAGGTTGCCGCGCTGCCCGGGCGCAATGGCCTCCCGTCCGGTGGCGTAATCAATGAGGGAGGTGATCAGGCCATTGGAGTCCAGGACAGCCCTGATGACGCCGTTGTCCAGCACGTAGCCACCGTCCGCAGCGCTCGCCTGGACACGCTGGCCTGCGGCGACGGGTTCGGCAGCGCCCAGGGCCGGAACCCCGTTGCGGGCATGGGGCGCGGCGTTGAGCAGGAACTCCAGGGAGCCGGAACCCAGTACGGCAGCAGCGGCCTGCGCGATGAGTCCCTCGAGGCCTGAGCTGACTGCGGCGTAGTTCCGTTCGGCGTCCTGGTGCACCCATGCGATGGAACTGCCGGGGAGGATGTCGTGGAACTGCTGCATCAGAACCAGCCGCCAGATCCGTTTAAGCTCGGCCGCCGGGTAGGTGAAGGCCCCGCCGTTGCGGACGGCGGCCGTAGCGCACCACAGTTCGGCTTCCCGGAGCAGGTGTTCACTGCGCCGGTTTCCACGCTTGGTCTCGGCCTGGCTGGTGTACGTGCCGCGGTGGAGTTCCAGGTACATCTCCCCCACCCAGACCGGCAGGGCCGTGTACTCTTCCTCCGCTTGCGTGAAGAAGCTTTCCGCCGAGCCGATGCGGACCCTGGGTGAGCCTTCCAGGTCAGCAGCGCGGCTGGCGGCTGCCAGCATTTCGCGCGTGGGTCCGCCACCGCCGTCGCCGTAGCCGAAAGGCACCAGTGACGTGTTGCCGCGCCCGTGATCCCGGTAATTTCGTTCGGCGTGCGCCAGTTCGCGCGCGCTCAACTCGGAATTGTAGGTGTCCACCGGAGGGAAGTGCGTGAACAGCCGGGTGCCATCGATGCCTTCCCAGTTGAAGGTGTGGTGGGGCATCCGGTTGATCTGGTTCCAGGAGATCTTCTGTGTCAGGAACCAGCGGCTGCCGGCCGCCTTGACGATCTGCGGCAGGGCCGCGGAGTAGCCGAACGAGTCCGGAAGCCAGGCTTCCCGGCATTCGATGCCGAATTCTTCGAGGAAGAAGCTTTTGCCCTCCACGAACTGGCGGGCCATCGCCTCGCCGCCGGGCATGTTGGTGTCCGATTCAACCCACATGCCACCGACAGGGACAAATTGCCCGGCCTTGACCTTTTCCCGTATGCGGCCAAAAAGCTCGGGATAGAACTCCTTCATCCAAGCAAGCTGCTGGGCGGAGGAGCAGGAGAAGACAAAGCCGGGATTTTCGTCCATCAGTGCCACCACATTGGAGAACGTCCTGGCGCACTTGCGGATGGTTTCGCGCACCGGCCAGAGCCAGGCGGAATCGATGTGCGCGTGGCCGGTAGCCACCAGTTGGTGGGCCGAGGCATAGGCAGGCCTGGACAGAACCTCGGCGAGCGCTTCCCGGCCGGCGGCCGCGGTCCCGGCAATGTTGTCCGGGTCCATGATGTCCATCATGCGTTCGAGGGCGCGGAGGATTTCATGGCGCCGCGGCTGTTCCATGGGGAGCTCGTGCATCAGCCCGGCCAGCGACCAGATGTCCTGCTGGAGTTCCCACACGGATTGGTTCAGCTCCGCGATGGCGATGGTGCCGAGCCTGTACTGGGGCGCCGTCCCGGCGGTGGCCTTGTCCCCGTATGGCATGGCCGCGAAGGTCCAGCCCTGCGCAACATCCGGGTTGGCGGCTGCTTCAACGTAGAAGTCCACTGCCATGCCGCTGCCCAGCAGTTTGAGCGGGAGGTACTGGTTCCGCGGCGAGATGGCCTTGATGATGGTGCCGTCCGGGCGCCACGCGATCCCCTCACACTGGAAGCCGGGGATTTCAGTGGTGAATCCCAGGTCAACGACAATTTCCACTGTGGTCTCGGGGTCGGTGCCCCAGGATTCGGGAACATCGCCCTGCAGCCTCAGCCACTTGGTGCCCCACGGCTTCCCCCAGGCAGCCCCGTGGTCCTGCGGGAGGAAGTCGTGCCGCAGAGCCTCCATCACGGTCACTGGTTCGTCCGGTACATCCCAGCTGCTCAGTCCCAGAGGAATGCTCCGGGCGTAAACGGCGGGCGTGATCCGTTCCCGGACAAAGCGGTCCAGGCGGACTTCCGTGATCCGGCGGTCGTCATGCAATGTGAGGCCTCTTTAATGCTTGAACGGGGGTAATCGAATCTGGACAAACCTGTCCATTCGATGGATAAAATCTACCGGGTCGTAGCCCAATAGCCAAGCTTCACCGGCCATACCGGAACCTTCTTTCCCTGTGTCTATCCCGGAAGCTTTGCGGCCACCGGCGTCGCATCGGGAAGAAGGATCCTGCCGTGCCCAGCATAGATGTTCAGGCTGGTCCCCCGGCTGAACCCGGCCAGTGTCATGCCGCTGGCGTCGGCAAGTTCCACGGCCAGGCTGGAGGGTGCACTTACGGCAGCCAGGACCGGAATGCCGGCCAATGCTGCCTTCTGGACCAGTTCGAACGACGCACGGCCCGATACCTGAAGGACCAGCCCGGAGAGCGGCAGGAGCCGTTCCCGCAGGGCCCAGCCCACCACCTTGTCCACGGCGTTGTGGCGTCCCACGTCCTCCCGGAGGCACAAAAGCTGCACGCCGCCGTCGTCCCCTATCCTGAACAGGCCCGCCGCATGCACTCCCCCGGTCACGTCGAAAACTGCCTGCGCCTCGCGGAGCCGTCCGGGCAGCGAGGCCAGGACATCAGCGGGCACCGTGACGGGATCGGCCGCCGGGCTGTAGTGGGATGACTTCCGAACGGCCTCGATGGAATCCGTACCGCAGATGCCGCACGAGCTGGAGGTGTAGACGTTCCGGCCGGTAGCCGGAACCTCAACGTCGGGGCGAAGCTGGGCTTCCACAACATTGAACGTCTGGACGCCATTTTCGTCCTCCCCCGCGCAAAAACGCAGTGACACCAGCTGCTCTGGAGCCCAGATGATCCCCTCGGACACCAGAAAGCCGGCCACCAGGTCAAAGTCGTCACCGGGTGTCCGCATGGTCACGGAGAAGGAGAGGGCGCCGAGCCGGATCTCCAGCGGTTCTTCAACGGCGAGCACGTCTTCGCGGTGCCGGACCGGGAATTCGAGGGCGTTGGGTGAGCCGTCCAGCACATATTTGTGCACCTTGCGGCGCTGCGTCACGCGTCCCATGTGATACCCGCCCCACTGGCGGCGGACTTTTCGTGAAGGCTCCGGGATGTGCCGGCCTGGCCGTGATGCCTGTTCATAGGTCCATCATTGCAAGCCCGGAGCAGCGATACCAGCGGAGCCCGGCTCAGCCCAGCAGGGCGCTCCAGTCAACCGGCCCGGACGGCGCCGCAGGCTTTCCAGGGACGTCCTTGGCCGGCCGAGCGTTTGTTCTGGTGGCGTTTTTCGCTTTGGTCTTGGCCCCTGCAGGTTCCGGGGCAGGAACGGGCGGCCCCCAAGGCAGCGCGAATGCAGGCACGGCTTCTCCCAGCTGCACACCGTGGGGCGGGACCACCATGACGCCCTGCGCAGACGCCAGCCCGCGCATCATGCCCGGTCCGGTGTGCTGGGCCGGCGATGCCATGCCGTAAAGAAGGCGGAAGGGCATGAGCCGGGTCCGGCCCGGATCGGGCTCAATGATGGCTCCGCAGGGGACCTCCTGCACAGGTGGCATGGTTCCGTGCCCCAGCGCAGCCAGCAGTGGTGCGCCCACCGTGGACAGGGCCATCATGGCGGCCAAAGGGTTGCCGGGCAGACCCAGGACAAAGCGTCCATCCGGGAGCTCAGCCAGGACCGCGGGGTGGCCGGGGCGCATCGCGATTCCGTCGATGACCAGCCGGCCCCCCAGTTCCGCCACGGCCTGGCGGAGGTGGTCAGTACCGGAGCGTCCCGTTCCGCCGGTGGTGATGACGACGTCGGCGGGCAGGTGTGGTGAGGGCGGGGCTGTGTGTTTCAGGGAAACGTCGTCCGGGGAAACTTCTTCCAGGGAAACGTCTTCCAGCCCCTTCATCCATTCGGCGTAGGAGTCGCCGATTCTTTCTTGCCCGCCAAAAATGCCGCCCAGCATCCCCACAACGGCCGAGAGCTGGGGACCGAAAGTGTCCCGGACCTGTCCTGGCTCCGGCAGCCCCCGGGCCACCACTTCGGCACCGGTCAGCAGGAGTTTCACCACCGGCTTTCCCTGCACCGGCAACGAATCGTGGCCGGCCAGCGCAGCAAGCGCCAGATGGGCCGGGTTAAGCGTGACGCCAGCCTTGACCAGCACCTCGCCAGCTGTGGCTTCCTCTCCCGCCTTACGGATGTGCTGGCCGTTCCGTGGTTCACCGGGCCGGGCGCTTCCGCCAGTCATGAGGAGCGGCAGGCCGTCGTCGTCAGTGCCCAGGACTGCACTTTCGCTGCGCAACACGGCCTTGGCTCCGGGCGGGATCAGGCCTCCGGTAACAATGGGGCTTGCCTGGTGCGGCGCCAGGCGTTCGCCGGCCTCCGCCACAACCCAGGGTCCGCTGCCATTGACTGCCCAGCCGTCCATGGCGGAGGAGGCGTAATGCGGCATGTCATGCAGCGCAATGATCTCCTCGGCCAGGGTCCTGCCCAACGCCTTCTGCAGGGGAACGCTGCTGGCGGGGATGGGCGCAGCGCAGTCAAAGGCGGCTTTCCGTGCTTCCTCCCAGGTATGGGCCAGGTGCCTTGCCTGGGCGGGCTGAGCTTCCGGAGTAGTCGGTGCTTCGCCAGGGCCTGCAGTCATTCGCCGGGAGTCCCGGCGGCTTCAGTGTCATAGTCGGTGGCGAGGGCGCGTGCCACATCCATGGCTGCGGCCATGGAGACGGCGTCGGTGGCCTGCCCGGATCCCGAAGCCAGTCCCGCGGCGAAGCCCGCGATGAAGGTGGTCAGCGGCGCGGCGGGCCGCACCACCGAGTGGGCAGCTACCCCGGCGAGCGAGAGGATCGCGTTGACGTCCATCTGGACATCTTCGAGCTCATAAGCCTGGAGCAGTGACCTGCACCATTCCTCCAGCGTCTCGTCCTGGCTTTTCACTGTCTGCCTCCCAAATCAACTGTGGCCGCGCTGGTCCGGAACCTGGTCACGGTTCCTGGCTGGCCACTCCAAGTGCGGCGGCATCATCCCAGGTATCCACGTCATCGGTGGAGCCCGCCGGGACAGTAACAAGCTGCACGTCCAGACTAGCAAGGAGTGCGGTCATGGAGCTGTTGGTTAAGGCGCCCCGGGACCGGAGGTCCTGCATGGAACGTTCTAGCGCGGGTGTGCTGTAAAAACCCACCAGGGGCTGGCGGCGGCCGTCTGCGGAGACCGCCATAACGCCGTCGGGGCCAAGAGCTTGAGGGCCCCGGCTGGAAACCGGGGGGTGCGGTGCGTTCCGCTCCCGCGGCGGCCCATGCAGCTGGAGCGCCTCCCTGAGGGCGTGCACAGCCATTCCGACGTTGGGCATATCGCATGCCAGCACCAGGGTGAGGGGGCGGACGGCACCCGAGCCTGCCAGAGCCGCCAGTCCCGCGGCGACAGCGGCCGCTGGCCCCGCGAACGGTGGCTCCTCCCGGCAGCTGATCACGCCTGCGGGCAGGACCCCGGGATCCGGCCCCACCACGACGGAGGCGCCTGCACCCCCCGCAGCGTCAAGGGACCGCTGAAGGAGAGTGGCGCCGTCGTACGTCAAACGATGCTTGGGCCTTCCGCCCAGCCGAGAAGAACGGCCTCC from Arthrobacter pascens includes:
- the fdhD gene encoding formate dehydrogenase accessory sulfurtransferase FdhD, which translates into the protein MGRVTQRRKVHKYVLDGSPNALEFPVRHREDVLAVEEPLEIRLGALSFSVTMRTPGDDFDLVAGFLVSEGIIWAPEQLVSLRFCAGEDENGVQTFNVVEAQLRPDVEVPATGRNVYTSSSCGICGTDSIEAVRKSSHYSPAADPVTVPADVLASLPGRLREAQAVFDVTGGVHAAGLFRIGDDGGVQLLCLREDVGRHNAVDKVVGWALRERLLPLSGLVLQVSGRASFELVQKAALAGIPVLAAVSAPSSLAVELADASGMTLAGFSRGTSLNIYAGHGRILLPDATPVAAKLPG
- a CDS encoding DUF6457 domain-containing protein is translated as MKSQDETLEEWCRSLLQAYELEDVQMDVNAILSLAGVAAHSVVRPAAPLTTFIAGFAAGLASGSGQATDAVSMAAAMDVARALATDYDTEAAGTPGE
- a CDS encoding alpha-mannosidase; translation: MHDDRRITEVRLDRFVRERITPAVYARSIPLGLSSWDVPDEPVTVMEALRHDFLPQDHGAAWGKPWGTKWLRLQGDVPESWGTDPETTVEIVVDLGFTTEIPGFQCEGIAWRPDGTIIKAISPRNQYLPLKLLGSGMAVDFYVEAAANPDVAQGWTFAAMPYGDKATAGTAPQYRLGTIAIAELNQSVWELQQDIWSLAGLMHELPMEQPRRHEILRALERMMDIMDPDNIAGTAAAGREALAEVLSRPAYASAHQLVATGHAHIDSAWLWPVRETIRKCARTFSNVVALMDENPGFVFSCSSAQQLAWMKEFYPELFGRIREKVKAGQFVPVGGMWVESDTNMPGGEAMARQFVEGKSFFLEEFGIECREAWLPDSFGYSAALPQIVKAAGSRWFLTQKISWNQINRMPHHTFNWEGIDGTRLFTHFPPVDTYNSELSARELAHAERNYRDHGRGNTSLVPFGYGDGGGGPTREMLAAASRAADLEGSPRVRIGSAESFFTQAEEEYTALPVWVGEMYLELHRGTYTSQAETKRGNRRSEHLLREAELWCATAAVRNGGAFTYPAAELKRIWRLVLMQQFHDILPGSSIAWVHQDAERNYAAVSSGLEGLIAQAAAAVLGSGSLEFLLNAAPHARNGVPALGAAEPVAAGQRVQASAADGGYVLDNGVIRAVLDSNGLITSLIDYATGREAIAPGQRGNLLELHRDTPNEWDAWDIDEFYRRSVTSLAQALTIRLEHDGQTPVVVVERLAGSSPVTQRIALEAGSESLAITTAVDWQEREKLLKLGFPLDVRADRSASETQFGHVYRPTHVNTSWEAAKFEICAHRWIHVAEPGYGVAISNASTYGHDVTRSIREDDGGTTTTVRLSLLRAAKFPDPDADRGHHELTMTIRPGASIAEAVEEGYRTNLSPRIVRGAKPVEPLFTVGNPALVIEAVKLAEDGSGDVIVRLYESLGQRSMGVLTANFPVRGILATDLLERPAESPGVAVAGEGIVELSLRPFQLVTLRFAR
- a CDS encoding molybdopterin molybdotransferase MoeA, which gives rise to MTAGPGEAPTTPEAQPAQARHLAHTWEEARKAAFDCAAPIPASSVPLQKALGRTLAEEIIALHDMPHYASSAMDGWAVNGSGPWVVAEAGERLAPHQASPIVTGGLIPPGAKAVLRSESAVLGTDDDGLPLLMTGGSARPGEPRNGQHIRKAGEEATAGEVLVKAGVTLNPAHLALAALAGHDSLPVQGKPVVKLLLTGAEVVARGLPEPGQVRDTFGPQLSAVVGMLGGIFGGQERIGDSYAEWMKGLEDVSLEEVSPDDVSLKHTAPPSPHLPADVVITTGGTGRSGTDHLRQAVAELGGRLVIDGIAMRPGHPAVLAELPDGRFVLGLPGNPLAAMMALSTVGAPLLAALGHGTMPPVQEVPCGAIIEPDPGRTRLMPFRLLYGMASPAQHTGPGMMRGLASAQGVMVVPPHGVQLGEAVPAFALPWGPPVPAPEPAGAKTKAKNATRTNARPAKDVPGKPAAPSGPVDWSALLG
- the mobA gene encoding molybdenum cofactor guanylyltransferase, whose translation is MEPDALEYDAVILAGGRSSRLGGRPKHRLTYDGATLLQRSLDAAGGAGASVVVGPDPGVLPAGVISCREEPPFAGPAAAVAAGLAALAGSGAVRPLTLVLACDMPNVGMAVHALREALQLHGPPRERNAPHPPVSSRGPQALGPDGVMAVSADGRRQPLVGFYSTPALERSMQDLRSRGALTNSSMTALLASLDVQLVTVPAGSTDDVDTWDDAAALGVASQEP